CACATAAATCACAGctggagctgagatttgaacgCAGGCAGTCTAATTCCCAAGTctatactgtttttttgtttttgttttttcctgtgttttctgtgacaggatcttgctctgtccgccctggctagaatgcagtggcatcatcatagctcactgcaacctcaaactcctggcctcaagccatcctcccaccccagcttcccGAGTagggtagttgggactacaggcatatccccacactcagctaatttttctattttttcaattttttgtagagatgggatctcactcttgctcaaagtggtcttgaactcctggccttgagttatcctcctacctcagcctcccagagtgctaggattacaggtctgagtcaccgtgcccagcctatactGGTTTTTATCCCACCAACCTCGTTCATCGTAATTCCCTAGCTCCATGAACACTGACCCCGAGAACTTCCATCATTTCACatgtaataattacatttttttccacctctgccacttactatgtgGCATTAGTAAACTTATTTGACATCCAGGTTTCATACAACTAGCTCATAGGCCTGTTGAGAGTATTAACTTAGGACATACAAAACACTTAGTatagcaataaatattaatataaggttTTATAATTATTGGTATTAGCAGTAGCAGcactgttcttttttaaatcaaaacttAACCAATACTTTTCTCTAGTAAATAATTCTCAGGCtttaacaatgtatttttaacCTGAGTTTCTGGTTGAGGTACCTTATGACATGGAAATATCAAGTTTTACTGTTAATTTCAAAGATACAGAAAGTCTCCAGCTTAGGTGAAGTGAGAGACATCTGAGACTACAAGGGTGGTTCCTCGTCCTTCCTTCCCACATCAGACATGGGCTCTTTTCCCTGAATAATACTTGAAGTTTCTAATGAAGTTGCAGATTGCCTCAACCAGTAAGAACATGTAAGTTATGAAACATATCCATGTTATGCCCCACCCCCAAACATAAACCTATATAGATTACAGGTTTATTACAAGTACTTCTCTAGCCAGGAACATCCTGCTAACGACATTCTGTAGATAAGGTCCCtacaaaaatcactttttatcAGAGGTCCAGTGGACAAGGAGACTAGGCAGTCACCTGGGTGGGGAGGCTCCCCCACAAAGCAAATGAATTGGTTGCAGACCagctattttaattctttccttcctAGTTCCATTAATAAGATATCAACTACACTTGATCCTGTAGTTCAATTTGTGTCTGACATGCGCCTTATAACATAGCTCTTAATTATCAGTGTCTCATCTTCTAGTATAATTTCTGGACTGTGTGGTTGCTAAATTATTTGGCTTCCAACATACTGGTTCTTTTATCAATTCAAACTCAGATAAGCCATATTATTTACTAGTAGTTGTCATTTTGactatcttcaaatatttaaataactgttACCTTAACATGTCCACTAATTTCAAGTATAacataatgatagaaataaagcaattttgaaaatatatctagGTAAATGGGTAAATAGCCCTTTTAGAGTAGGTTGCATTCTAATAATTTGAGCTCCCATTGCAATAAATTTCAGTTAATTGCTTAAACCTTGTCTTTCTTAGACTGTAAGCATCAAATGTGTATTTGGCCACTTAAAGTACTAATAAATTCACTagtaaagcatttttttaaaagtatatttgttttgtttaccttTGCCCATTCAGAATCTAGCATAGTTTTGGCATAAATAtgattgaatattttcttaagcACCAGTTATTGAAAAACAATTCATCTGTAATATCTGTTTGGTTTATGCTGTTGTCACTAGTTCTTACAAACATAGGGACCATCAGCAGGAATGTATAGTGCTGCAAATTAATTATAGAGAGAAGATATCGTAATGCCAAAACTTGCTGCATATTGAATTTTCTCtccaaatatattcataatttccTTAGAAAACAAGTTTCTAATCACATTCTACATACTCAGAAATTTATATACCTGAGTATACAGCATCCAGCCTTAGGAAAGGATCTTGTTTCAGATGAAAAACTATTTGCTCTCTTACTTccttatattttttccaattttcttttctctcttttattaaaCACACCAAAGAATCCACCAAAAATGGAAGTGGAAACCCATACTACACTTGCATTCCAATCACTTATGAAATTGAGTTATCCATCAAAGATAAACAGTAATAAGAGATTTGCtcagttttaaaatgagaataggaCCTACTAGTGTGTTCTTCCCAATTAGCAAgatgagtttctttttatttcccttgcCTAAGTTTTGCCTCTACTTATGGGTCTTTCTTTTGTCAAGAtacttgtttttaagtttttctttttttgtatgtaaAATAACGTGAGGTTTAGAAACAGATCATTCCTGCCAATGGTGTGGTTCTATTGTATTGGCAGCAGGACAGAAGGCTGCTTGTGTTTCTACGTCAAAATTGACAGTTCGATTTTGAATTTTTCGTGTTTTTCACAGTGAAAAAGTGGATTTTCATTGGGAGGGCATCATCACTGTGCAAACAGGTGAATGTGCGATTCCCAGGTCTGAGAATTTAAGATCACAGTTTAGATTCCcacatgttttgtttctttccattaatCATTAACAACATTTTCATGGATGAGAGTAAGCAACATTGCTCTATCATTTTCAAGTTAGAGCAACTCTTACAGTTTTGAGAAACAGTTAACATTGTTCTTGCAGAAGTGCAGAATCATTGAAGTAATTATAGAATAAATGATTTACCACAATTGACTATTGTGATTTTTAGCAGGtacaattttgattttattgcaAGGCACACAATCATATATACAATGCATAATTATCATCTTTAAAAGtatgagatataaataaataatatacattataataaagaatatgtgAATATACTTTtgtttcagagaagaaaattgcCTTAGGGCAAATGAGTTTATGCTCTTTTTGGTTGAGATTCTCATATTTATGCTGAATCATCCAAACAACTCTTGGTTAGGAAATAAATCTCACTGAAAGGACATACAACTTTGTCACAGTTTTCTATCTAAAATGCTCCAATTTAAAGCCAGAAACATCTATAAATAGTCTCATAATAGTTGTACAAGTTTAAGGACTTTTATTTCTCAGTAACATATCACAGAATGGAACCATCTTCTTCAGATATATGtgaatatttcttgatttttttccccaaaattatattttctttttaggattaAGCCTAGCATTTTGATTTTAAGTCTCAGGGACACTCTTAGATTCCTAAGTAGTCTGAGACACTGAGAGTGTTTCCATTGTCCTCCAGTTCCGAGTTACAGGTTTCCTCCTCACCATGCATGGCTGGTTCATTTCTCTGCACTTTCTGCGTGGGCACATAGGGTTCATGTGGAGAGCCCATCTCAAGGTTGGACACATGCAGGTCTGGTCTCAGAGAGACACAGCAGACAATGCCCTCCCATTGAGGTTGAAGAAAGGAGCATCAAAAGTGGGAGATATCTCAGAGGTAGTAAGTCTCGGACAAACACATTGTAGGGAATGATGAGCGAATGGCAATATGATCGCTGTTCATGGCAGGACACACACACTCGCACGTGAACCTATACACTTCGGCAAAGAGACACATTTGTGAGTGGCGTCTTTCCTGGCGTGGGATTGACATCACCATTCCTGTAAAGCAATGTCCTAAAACGACATTtccatcttctctcttttcagCTTTGGGAAGCCAGTATTAACAAAAACGGAGAAGCTTGGGAGGAACGACCCTTCTTGGGTgttacttctctttctctttgtgcGCAAACTTCCACGTGCAAAGATGCAGAAGAAATCAGGCAAACAGTTCAGACTCCGTGAATGGTAGTTAATGCCACGGAAGCACAGGCAGCGCTGGTTTAAAGAGAACACACTGCTCTGATTTCATTCCATGATTGTATTTCTGTTGTGTTTTGCACTGGGTAAGAAGCTAAGAGGAAAATTTCCTGGGTTTTGCTGTTTTATAAAGAGGTTTTTATATTTCCTGTTCTGGTGGGGTTTGTTTCTGAAACTACTCTCTATAACGACATCTTTCCTGTATGATAACCAAGATTTTTAACTAAGGCGTTAGTATAAACCAGTATTTAAGCCAATCATTCAGTTATAATAATATAAGGACATCTAGGAATGTcaatgaaatttaagaaatactCAAAAGAGTTCTTCATTTTCACTAGGAAAAAATCCCTGCCATGCTGCCTTCAGTCATTGGTGTTAGGTGTCATGACAATCTGGAATAGACACAAATATGATAAGGGTAAAATTGTGAAACCACATGTAAAACCTTCAACGTgagtttttatttccaaaaggaGAGAGGCTATACACTAGAGAGAAAATGCATGGTGAACAGCACTTACAGATGCAATAGTGTCTACAGTTATACAGGGctttacatttgatttttctattaaattgcAAAGGGTGCTGCCCTAATAAGATATAGGCTTAGAAATGGGTGTTATTTCTAAATTATCCCTTTTTTCTTCCCaggaaaattacagaaaaatccATTACCTCTGAAACCATacatttcagggggaaaaaaagagggaatTTCTATGTCATCTGGAAATTTTAGCAAAATTATCCTAAATGTGTTGCTCATGACATTATCCTCAGCAGGTGTGTTCTTCACAGAACACAGTGCAAGGTGTGTCCAGGAACTCCGAGCACCGTAATGTTCCCATTCAGCACACATTTAGGAACAATTCTACTTTCTTGCCGAAAGCCACAGAGTAGTATCTTGAGATCTCCATAAGCAAAACATCTTCCTCCCCATAAATACAGGGAATCTGGTAACAGCTATAAAGAGATGCTACAAACAGGCTAGATTCTGCCAAGGCTACAACCTGGGAGAAAGTTAAAGGTTTCATGACTCATTAACATGAGTTATGAGCACTGTTAAACGACAAAGGACTAAATGGGGTCCGGGAAGTTGGAAAGAGATCCCGCCATGACCGACTACCAGCAAAAAGTCTCAGCATCAACTCTTAATAACTCCGGGATCATTACTGTGCCCTTGGGAATCCCCTGGCTAGAAGGCAAACCCATTCCTTATTTGCACGTGTATCATTATTTACAGATGAAGCTGTATATTTTTTCAGTGGTATTCAAACCACTTTATGTTTCTTGACATCGGGACATGCTTTGCCATAAGATTATTTACCTGAATAGCATGCTAAGTAAAAAACAATAActagttttaaagaaattgaactttGTTAAAAACCACTTTTTACATGTTTAAGTGATTTCATAAATATCGAGATGATGTTCTACTATACATGAATATCAGATGCCTCAGGTGTGGGCCCAATCACACTTCAGCTGCAGTTCTCACCACATCACCCCACAAAATGCATGTCCACACAGCATAAAGTGAGCTGGGTGTGAACCCTGGAAATGGTTCTCATTCTTTTTGAGGTTGTTGCTGTCATTGTTAACATCTGGATTGGATGTCCACTGAGCTCTGAAACCAAtgtgtttttttgccttttccttttctcttaaataGAGGTTTTGAAACCACATTGCATAGGAAGGCCACAAGAGATGGGTGCTGACCTAAATATAGGTCACCAGAAGGAAAGGCCTGTTCTTTGTTCCTCGGAGGAACCGAGAGCCAGCCTGCCTTCCGTGCCCTAGAGAAGAGTCATGTTTGTTGCTCGAACCTTCTGCCCTCCTTCCTGGCAGCCTTCATGTTTCCACCGACCTGGATGGCCAATGCAGTCTGTATCTTAGGACTTTAGACCATGAGATTTcagaaagtttattaaaaagtctcTTTTCATCTCAGACTGCAGTAGTAATCTGAGTGAGACCTAGATCGTTGACCTCTTCTCTTCCTGAAGAACTATAAGAAGACATCTCCACGACTAGTCATACTGGCTTATTCATCCCATCCACATCCCTCATGTAGGCAGGATCCTGAACCGTGTTTCTGACTCTGCTGGTGCTCTGTCGCTCCATCCTCATCTTAATGGGAAAGCAGAAGTCCCTGAAACACCGCTTGAAGTTTTCATCAAGGAAGGCGTAGAGGATGGGGTTCAGGCTGCTGTTGGTGTACCCCAAGGCGATGCAGAAGTAGTAGCTGGAGAGGGCAGCCGTGCTGTGGGAGGTGCTGCCCAGAGCCTCCACCAAGATGAAGATGTGGATGGGGGTCCAGCAGACGATGAAGaccgccaccaccaccagcaccagccTGGTGATCCGGCGGAGATTGCGATCTTTCTCCCGAGAGCCAGAAAGGAGCCGGACGCTCTTCAGGCGCAGGATCATCAGGGTGTAGCAGACGATGATGATGAGGACGGGAATCACAAAGGCAAAGACGAAGACACAGATCTTCATGAACAGATCCCACCAGGAGTAGTCATCATCCGGGAACTGCAAGGAACACTCGATGACCTCCCCGTctgcagcagtgaacaagaccataaaaagaaaacctattatTGCTATGGCCGTggctaaaaaatgttttaaatgtgaaCTTTAAGACCTCTGATTGCAATGGTTCAATGATGGAGAGATGCTATTACCTGAAGTAACCCCCCAAATTAGGAACGAATGCCGTTACATTACATTAACTGTCCTATCTTTGTGCATAAGAACAAGGATGCTAGAAAGTCACCATTTATTGGTAATATACACAATAGTGTAAATAAGTAAGATTAACTAGCAATATTACTTACCTAGTTGTGGATGCTGGTTTGACATTGATGGTTTTAGAGGAGCTAAGTTGTTATTTTATAGCATGGCTActtatttgtatttccatttgttaACAGTTCTCCCAGACTTCAGGCTCTGGCAGTAAAAGTTAATGCCTATTTGTAGTAGATGACTAAATATTTCAAATCTAGCCATTGAATTTAACAAAAACCAGCTTCTCTGAAAAATATTAACTGGTTTACAAGAAATCATTATGTGGGTCAATAAAAATGGATATGAAATTTGTCTAAATTTGAACCAGGTACTGTGATTTAATGGACCCAAAGGTGCTCATTGTAATTAAGGGCATTACTGAAACATGAGTAAAAGTtttggaggagaagaaagaggaggaaggaaaagagaaggagaaagagaatcaTCCTTATTATTAGGGGAATTTTGAGTAAATcaggcatattttttttcatttatacccACATTATTATGTATCTcagataaagcaaatatttttacatgagaacttagaaaaattttttattgctcTGCTTCTCTTCACTGGGTAATAATCCCTTAGAGTGACCTTAATACTAGAAAGAGCAGGGACCCAGGATCAGTACCTTTTAAACTAATTTCATGAGGGCTCACGAGCAATCTCTTCCCCACAAACCAATCAGCTCActttcccctcctgcccctgagcAGTCAGCCAGCACAGAACAGACCTCCCTTTGCCCTGATCCTTCCTCACAGATAAGCAAGACTATGAGTAtaatttttgtgataaaaatattttcttctgatgtTGGAAAAATCTGCTTCAAAAATAGcctaagaacatttttaaatagtgaaagAACTGTATCAATAATGTGATCTTAATCAAACATCCCTTAGTATAACAAAATGCATCTTATTAGAATTCTAAttatacatacattaaaatacaAAGGATATAATCATTTGGACAATTATTAAAGATGAATATTGTAGAGATCTCCTTTTATCAATTAAATATCAGATCAAATCTTCGAGGAGTAAATGATAGCTTCCAGGGTAACTTGTAATTTTTGCTTCTCTAAAAAGTCATCAGGCAAAGTACTATTACTATGAAGACTATTAGCAAAGGCAACACAGGGCCAATGTTTAATTTGGACATATATATTCAACTCTGAGCATCAGCTTCCTCTTGAACAAATTGTCTTGCATGTAGTAGGAGCCCAATAAatatctgatgaatgaatgaaatcactAACAACAGCTACTTTTACAGGACTTCAGGAAACTAACATCCAACTACAAAGTTGGAAAAATCCTCCAGAAAAGTCAGCAAAGTGAATTTATACAACTGCCAAGAACGGAGAGAGCTGAGACACTCAGTGGGAAATCCCAGTCCAGGAGTGCTGTTTTTATCCCATGCTCCTTTTCAGGACAAAGGAGGCATTTTCAGGTTGAATTATCCAGACAATTGCCTCAGTTCCAAAagtagtttcttttccttttgtattaaTATCAGAGGGCCACAGCTCCTGCTGACTCATGCTCCAACGTCTCATGGCTGTCATAATTATAGAGTTAGTTCTAACAGCTAAACTAAAGATTTTCTTGTGTGTATTCATTTTGGTAAGAATAAGTctgtttttgtagctattataataaTTCTTAGCTAGTATAATAATAGCAATAGGCAGACTATGaattctccaaaataaataacacacacacatatacactgcTGTATATACAATATTAGATTCAACGTTTTATGCCCATAAAGTGAAATTTTGCTGTATGCAAGAGATCTCAATACTGGATGAATACCAGATGGATGATTAGATGATGGCAGACACAGCAACAGGCATGGCCTGCTACAACGCACTGGCTGGCATCTGCTGAGCGTTTACTGACGCCAGGCGCTGCGTCTCCAGTTTCCCACGCAGTGACCCCTTAGATCTGGAAACACCCGAGAAGGGTGGGAACcgcggccttctgatttcaagattcttattttttaagcaccgaaggaggcaagaaaagcttcatctttctctgccgcaccccttttaataaaaggatttactctgtaaaatttggattcagccagGCCGCACTTAAGGAGAAGTGtgaaggccacgtgtggccttacagccacaggttccccacctaATGTCTCTGAAGTGACTGCACGTAAGCAGTGAAGTCAGGATTCTATCCTATGCAGGCTGCAGTGTAAGAATCTGTGCTCTTAACCCAAAAGAAATACTGTCAACTTGGAAGCATTAGGTGAGACAGGGTTTGTCCAGGTGGACGTGATCTAATGCAATCCAGGCCTGATGTACATTCTCCACACACAGGAGGCTGTGAACCACCAATGCCACACAGCTCCAATTCAGTGCACAGAGATTGTCTAAAGTATTCCCCTTGATCATCCAGGAGCCTTAATGTGCAGTGTGGTGCAACACTCCAAAATGAATGCACTAGACAATGAAGACAATCTTTCATCATATAAACAAAACCTgcttttgcaaattaaaaaaaaatatatatatgagggAAGAATGGAGCCTTCCTATaagactattttaattttttccccttttttgctGAAAAAATTAACCTTCTGCTGAAGCTTGGTGGATCTTTTCTTCCATTGCATCTTCACACATTCATCTGTAGCAACTCCTTCCAAGAAAAGCCACATCTTCATTTCCCCATTCAAAAACCTAATTGAAATCTATTTCATCTAGTATGTCATTTTCTGACAATGATTAGAAGGAATGTAGTGGTTAAGTCTACAAGTGTAACATGAAACATAAAAATCAGTTCTTTATTTGTCCTGGGAAAAATCATCTATCTTCTTATATTATTTAGCCCATTCTTCTCACCTTCAGGGTATAGACTAGGTATCTCTTTTTGAATTTGAGTTGTTATGCACAAACACCCAAGCCTTAGAAGAGTTtcttgcactttatttttatttgttgtaagCATGAAAAAACGAAATCCTGCATGtgattaatcacattttaaaatgtttatctgaTAGAGAAAGTTGGGCATTTCTTAAAACTGACCATGTATTACAGTTTGACACCTGCTGTGGCAAGGCTAGAAATTCATGTTATGGTTTCAGAGGAGAAAGATCATGCTTCATTAACACAATGGGCCCATGTCGTTGCACATTTCTCCAAACCCATAGCATGTGCAGACCCGAGAGTGAGCTCTCATGGAATCGATGGACgatgggtgataatgatgtgtcaatgtgaATTCACTGTGTGTAACAAATGAACCACCCTGCGGGAGAAGCTGATAGTgagggaggctgtgcatgtgtgggggtagggggcaaatgggaactctctgtactttctgctcaattttgctgtgaacctacaACTGTAAACTAAAACCCGAATTAAGtctaaaaccaaataaacaaagtCCATGTACCATAAATCGTGTAGATAAGCCACGATTTTAGTTCCAGCTCTTCCACTATGACTGCAAAGTCCTTGCCATACATATTCAATTATCTGTACTCACAGGTACCACCACCCTCCCTATCGGTGTTGGCATGGGGTAAAAACTAACTTGTCCAAAATCTAATGGTTCTGCTCATCGGTAAGTACTGTCCATCTGGGAACCTGACCTGAGTGGCCTACAGCCAAATGGAGCTGTTAAGATAGTGAAGTGAAGATTATCCTTCAAGGGGAAAAGAGCAAAGAGTCAGAATCTCTACTGATTCAAGTCCCTCgttagggaaagagaaaaggcgCGAGAAGTCGTGTCCTGGGGTTGCCAGGCTGTATTTTAGAAATGCACATGCCTGTGGTTTCTTTCCTCATGCTCACCCCTCTGCGTGCTGGTAAGCACTCCCAGAGCAGGAGACAGACGGGTGAGGTACCTGTGTTCTGGCGATGACATTATTCCCTTCTGTGTTTAGAGCTGGAAAGGGACCCTAAATTGTTTCATTTCTCAGTTTCCATGGATGTACACACTATATTTCCGTTGTCTTTTGGCTTTGCCACTAGACATGTGTCCTGCTCACCCCGAATTAAAAGTTTGTACAATTAAAagtcacatttttataaatggaatgaaAACGACACTCTTACCTTCCCTAACTTTGGTGCCTCCGAGGACGATTGCGGATATGCCCACAGAGGAGGACAGGAGCCAAATACAGATGTTGATGATCTTTGCCTTCAGGGGTGTGCGGAAGTCTAGAGCCTTCACGGGGTGGCACACAGCGATGTAGCGGTCCACGCTCATCATGGTCAGGGTGAAGATGCTGGTGAACATGTTGTAGTAGTCGATGGAAATGACTATCTTGCACAGCACAGCCCCGAAAGGCCAGGAATTCATCAAGTAGACGGTGCTCTGGAAGGGCATGGTGGTCGTAACTAAAGCGTCTGCCAAAGCCaggttaaatatataaatattggtTGCTGTCTTCATCTTTGTGTACCTAAAAGACAAGAAACATAGCATTTCTCTCCATCTTCAAGTCAAATCCATGAAGTAAATGTGTTGTGATGCCTTTTGGATTATTGATTTTGCTTCTTCGTTCACTTGTTCTTTTTGTATTCATTGAGTGTttaatacaaaaaagaatgatTCTAGACCTCAGAGGTAAcaggaaaaatggacaaagatgTCTGACCTTATCGAGCTTTTATTCTAGTGCTttgttcaaaaatttttaaataaaaaaatacaaagaagataGCAGAGATAGATAAAAGGTGAATATACCTATAAATCTTTTCAGCAATATTGCATGTAATACAGGTATTTATTTTGTGGCtaacaattcattttattttatctagagTTGTTtggctttaaatatttaaacatttttttcttccatttgtgcaaaacaaaaatagaaatttttaccTCATAGTTACTCAATCATTGTAATTATAATGtcatttgaaaacacaaaatggttttcaattttgaaatatgtccAGTTGCATTGGCTAAAACACAGTTAGGTTTGCTGATATTTGTTTTCCAGTGCACCACTAATTTGTCATTTTCAATTGTTTATATAAACAAAGCAGGTGAGTTCTCTTATACATGCCATAG
This genomic interval from Microcebus murinus isolate Inina chromosome 7, M.murinus_Inina_mat1.0, whole genome shotgun sequence contains the following:
- the OPRK1 gene encoding kappa-type opioid receptor, whose protein sequence is MDSPVQIFRGEPGPTCAPRACQLPNSSAWFPGWAEPDGNASAASEDAQLEPAHISPAIPVIITAVYSVVFVVGLVGNSLVMFVIIRYTKMKTATNIYIFNLALADALVTTTMPFQSTVYLMNSWPFGAVLCKIVISIDYYNMFTSIFTLTMMSVDRYIAVCHPVKALDFRTPLKAKIINICIWLLSSSVGISAIVLGGTKVREDGEVIECSLQFPDDDYSWWDLFMKICVFVFAFVIPVLIIIVCYTLMILRLKSVRLLSGSREKDRNLRRITRLVLVVVAVFIVCWTPIHIFILVEALGSTSHSTAALSSYYFCIALGYTNSSLNPILYAFLDENFKRCFRDFCFPIKMRMERQSTSRVRNTVQDPAYMRDVDGMNKPV